In Hugenholtzia roseola DSM 9546, the genomic stretch TCGGAAAAGCCGCTATAAAATTGGCTTTATCAGTGTTTCTTTTCTGTTTTATTTTTCTTTTCTGTATTGCCGTTCTGAATACGAGTGCAAAGTTACGGCAATTTTTCGAACCTGCAAATCTTTCTCGAACTTTTTTTCGCTTTTTTTTCGCAAAAAGTTCGAAAAGGCTCATTTTCAGGCGATTTGGTTCTCATTTTTTTTACAATTTTTGCGATTGGATTTTCTTGGGAAAGTGAAACCCTAAGGGTCTTGAAGACCCTTAGGGTTTATTAGGCGTTGCCTTCTTTTGATTGCGTCGGAAGATAGTTGTAGCGCGAAGCTGGAACTTCGCGCTATAGGTCTTTATTTCAATCTTTTTCCCTAATTACAAAGAGGGCAGGCGAAAAAAAAACAACCGTCTTATTTTTTTTGCGTAAGAATTTGTGTGCTTTGAGAAAAAAACGTATCTTAGCCCAAACTAAACACTTTATCAACTTTTTCTATTATGAAAGACCATTTTCAGATTGTTAGAGATTATCTCTTGGAACTTGGCTATGATATTACTGCCGAAGATGCAGAGGAGCAACTTTTCATCATCAATGACGAAGACGAGGGTATTCGTAATATGGTCATTGATTGTGAAGACCCCATCTTGATTATCGAGCAGTTTATTTTAGACCTCAAAAATGTAGAAGGCAATGTTTTGAGAGAGTTGCTCAAAAAGAACCGCGAAGTGGTGCATGGTGCGTTTTGCTTAGATGATTCGGGCAACCGCCTACTTTTCCGCGACACCTTACAAATAGAGAACTTAGATTTGAACGAATTAGAAGCCTCCATCAATTCGCTCAAACTCTTGATGGCGGAATATTCTACCCAACTTATCGCCTTCAATAACTTATCTGTGATGGCATAGGGGCGCGAAATCGTTTTCTTCCCAAAGATAATCGCGCAAAATCGCCTTGTCTTTCCTTGTTTTTCACCTTTTATCACCTTTTCCAACAACTATGAGCATCTTCAAACGACTTTTCAACATGGGGAAAGCAGAAGCACACAGTGCCATCGATAAGCTCGAAGACCCCATTAAAATGACCGAACAAGGCATTCGCGACCTCAAAACAGACTTAGACAAAAGTTTGCAAGGATTAGCCGAAATCAAAGCCTTAGCCATTCGCGCACGCAGAGAGCATCAGCAAGCCTTAGAGCAGTCTAAAAGTTATGAGCAAAAAGCTATTTTATTGCTACAAAAAGCACAAGCAGGGCAATTAGAGCCTGCCGAAGCCGACCGCTTGGCTTCGGAGATGTTGCGTAAAAAAGAAGAGGCACAAGCCACTGCCGACCGCACAGGCAAGGAAGCCGAGCAGCACGAGCAAAGCGTTGCCCGCATGAACCAAAACATTCAGACGCTCAAAAGCAAAGTTTCTTCTTATGAAAATGAGCTTCGCACATTGAAGGCACGCGCCAAAGTAAGCGAATCTACCAAAAAAATCAATCAGCAATTAGCGCAGGTAGATTCCAGCGGCACAGTAGCCATGCTTGAACGCATGAAGGAAAAAGTAGCCCAGCAGGAAGCCTTAGCCGAATCTTACGGTGAAATTGCACAAGTCAATAAGACGGTAGAAGACGAAGTAGATAAAGTCTTAGGACCGGGTTCGGGCAGCACTTCGGCTTCGCTTTTGGAATTGAAAGCCAAATTGGGATTGGCACAAAACGCCACCCCTGACGCAAGTCAAGACCCAACTACGCCTCCCCCGACGGTATAAGCCCTTCGCCTGCCATCTTTTAGAGGCGAAACCTTTGATAGTTTTCACTTTCATAAAAAAGAGAGGCTATCAAAGGTTTTGTTTTTTGTTTGCTTTTGCAATTTTTACCCTGCTCCTTATGTCTAATTTGCACCTAAAAGCTCAAAACTGTCCCAACTGCCAAGCCGAGCTACCGCAAGAGAGCAAGTTTTGTCCGCAATGCGGTCAGAAAAATGCAGACTATCGTGCTTCCCTACGCGAATTGATGCACGATTTGGTAGGTAGCCTGTTCAATCTCGACTCTCAATTTTTTCGGACACTGCCCTCCTTTCTTTTGCGCCCCGGTGAGCTAACTTGGGCTTTTGTCAGGGGAAAGCGTCAGCAATATGTTCACCCTGTGCGCCTTTATTTGGCTTGCAGCCTGCTTTTTTTCTTCTTTTTCACCAAAATACAGATGCCCATTTGGGAAGAAACCATCAAAAAAGCCAATCGCGTCGTATTAGAAAAGGAAACGGAAATAGATTCTCTTTTCAAAAACATACCCAAAGAGGCGCAAATAGAATTTTCGCAAGAGTTTTCGGATAGCCTTTCCCAAATTCTTGATACAAAAGGCAAAGAAAAGACCATCTTGCTCGATTCTAACCAAAAAGAAATAGCTAAACTTGTTTTAGATTCGCTCAAAAAGCAACAAGAAGCAGCTAAAAAAGGACAAAAATTTGTACTTAACCTTTTTGACGAAAGCCAAATAGAAGGCGAAATGAGCAAGGTCTTATATTGGATACAACAACCAAGTTATACTGCCGAACAGTTGCTCGACTCGCTACAAGTCAATCCGAAAGAGCGCACTCCACTGCTTAGGCTCACTGCCGCACAAGTCTTGAAAATTGGGCGCAACGATTTGACCATCTTTCTGACCGAAAGCATCAATAATGTCCCGCTGCTGACCATTTTCGCCCTCCCTTTTTTGGCTATGTTATTAAAAATTTTATACATCAGACAACGCTATTTTTTTATAGAACACCTAATTTTTGTGCTGCATCTGCAATCTATCGTCTATGTGATGCTGATGTTTATCGTCTGGGGGGCAGCCTTTTCTTTGGCAAGTGCGATAGCGGTTATGATGTTTTTTGCCTTTGGCATTTATGTTTTTTTGGCGTTCCAAAAGGTATATCACCAACATTGGTTTAAGACTTTTATCAAAGCCCATCTTTGGTTTATTGGCTATACTTGGGTCGTTTCCATTTTATTTTTAGTAGATATTTTGTACTCTTTCTATACTTTTTGATACAAAAAATGGCGCAACGTTTCAATTTCGCCTTTCTAACTTATGCCCAATGAAGGGCGTTGTTACAACAGTCAGAAGGTCAAAAAAAGGGTGTTGTACTTCGCACAATTCTTCTGAACCCCCACCCTGCCCCAGTGATGTTAAATTCTAAAAATCAGATGCGAATGTAGGGACAAGGCATTGCCTTGTCCGCAGGCAAATTGAAAAAAATTGCTGGTTCGTTTGGATAATGGCGTGCGCTATTTCTATCAAAAAGATTGGTGGTTCATTCGTGCATAGTTCGGACAACGCGGTGCGTTGTCCCTACAAAAATGCAAATGTAGGGACAAGGCATTGCCTTGTCCGAAGGGCAAATTGAAAAAGTTTGCTGGTTCGTTTGATATAGTTTGGGTAATGGCGTGCGCTATTTCTATCAAAAAGATTGTTGGTTCATTCGTGCATAGTTCGGACAACGCGGTGCGTTGTCCCTACGAGAATGTAGGAGTAGGGACAAGGTACTGCCTTGTCCCGCAATGAGATTGAAATAAAATAGGGTTCAGTCCAAATTTTGTTTCGCTTCCAAACAAGCCTTCTATCATTGCGGCAAAAATCAAAAAAACTATTCGCCTTTTTGTTTTTTGAGCAAATCGCGAATTTCGATAAGCAAATCTACATCAGTAGGTTTGGGCGGAGCAGCAGGGGCAGGGGCAGGCGGTGCTTCCTTTTTTCGTTTCAGGTTGTTCATAGCCTTTACTACCGCAAAAATTACGAGCGCGACAATCAAAAAATTTACGATATTATTGATAAAAAGCCCATACGAAATGGCTACTTCGGGCGTAGTTACGGTTTCGCCCTCCATGACGGCTTTTTTCAACACTAATTTGAGATTGGCAAAATCTACGCCGCCTGTAAGGTAGCCCAAAGGGGGCATGATGACATCATTGACAAGGGAAGTTACAATTTTACCAAAAGCTCCCCCAATGATAACACCCACAGCCATATCGACTACATTGCCCTTGACGGCAAATTCTTTAAATTCTTTTACAAAACCCATATCGCATTTGGTTTGAAGGTTGAAAATAAAAAGGCTTTCTTCTCTTTTTGGATTGCCTTTTTTAGAAAAGAAGAAAGAAAGTCAAAAAAAATGAAAAAAACAAACCTGCCTCGAAATTTTGTGTATTCAAGGCAGGTTTTTAGATTGAGTCGGAAAGATACCACAAAAGATACCCAAAAAAGGGGCTTCACGTGAAGCGTATCGCCTACTATCTCTTTGTGAGTTTGAAGACAATCGGAATGGTCATGCGATAGCGCACTGCCTTACCGCGCTGCTTGGCAGGCTGCCATTTGGGAGAGGATTTTACTACGCGCAAAGCCTCTGCATCACAACTTTCGTGCAAGCCTTTCACAATCTTGACATCGCTCAAAGAGCCGTCTTTATCTACAACAAAGCTCACGAAAACTTTTCCCTGAATATCCATACGGCGTGCCACCTTTGGATATTCCAAATTTTTACCGATATATTCATAAAACTTGTCTGTGCCACCGGGAAAAGTAGCAGGGTTTTCTACGATTTCGAAAATCTCGTCGCTTTCTTTTTCCTGTACAGGGGCAGCAACTGTGGTTACATTCGACACTACGTCGGAAACATCAACTTGAATGTCCTCGATGTCGATTTCAATTTGGTCTTCAATCTTGACCTCATCTTCAACTTCCTGAATTTCAGGCGAAGCCGTAACTACCTGCGGACGCATCTCTGGCGGCGGTGGCGGTGGCTGTACCGTAATAACAGGTTGTTCGGTTACGGTTTCATTCTCTTCTTGTGGGGGAATGAAGTCGGCTAAATCATCACCGTCGTAAGTAGTCCATTCGAAAGCCATCAATGCTAAGGCAAGGCTGATGATAAGCCCTAAGTTGAGTAGCAAAGAACGATATTTCAAAACATCTACGTCGGCAAACTTTCTAACCACTCCGATTTCCTCTTTGTCAGAGCCTTCGAGGGCGAGTTGCTTACCACTTTTATCGATAATGGTGCGGAAGAGATAAATCAATCCGATAATCACGACAACGGCAAGCCCGATGGAAAGGAATAACATAGGTTTGGCTTGTTTGAGGGTTGAAATTTTTTTTCAAAAGTAGGACTTCAAAAGGATTTTTCCTAATCCGAAGGTAGTTTTTCGCATTTTTTTTGCTAAAATTTTAGACCAAGCGAATTTTAAAAGCTATCAGCAGGCTGCCTGCCAAGATTTTCCTTTTGTGCCTTTGCTTCTATAATCGCAAAGGCGCGATAAAGTAACGGCAGCTTTTCTTTTTTTTGCAAAAAAATAGACTTTGCGCCGAAAAGCTATTAACGAAAAGCCCTTAGCGAAGGAGGCAAAGGCAGATTTAGAAGAAGAAGTTTTTTCGGGCTTGCATAAATCGCCATTTTTTGCGTAAGTTTGCCCAATGCTTTAACGTGGCGAAAGTTTAGCCGCTTTCCACTTCAATTCTCCCTACATTTCTATTCAAACCATGAACTTTCCATCAGAACTTAAATACACCGCCGAACACGAGTGGGTGCGCCTCGAAGGAAATATTGCCTATATTGGCATCACCGATTTTGCACAAGGTGAGTTAGGCGACATCGTCTATGTCGATGTTACGACCTTAGAAGAGGAAGTAGCCGCAGGTGCAGTTTTTGGCACTATTGAGGCAGTCAAGACCGTTTCCGACCTCTACATGCCCATTGCAGGGAAGGTAGTAGAAGTCAATGCAGGCTTGGAAGATAACCCCGAAATCGTCAATTCCGACCCCTACGGCGAAGGCTGGATTATCAAAGCAGAGGTAGAAGACCTAAGCAGTGTTGCCGCCCTTATGGACGCTGCCGCCTATCAAGCCCATCTAAATCTGTAATCGCCTTTTGTTTTGTAGCCAAATTTGGGCTTAAAATCCTGAATTTGGCTTCTAACGCCCAATTTTTAGTAACTCCCCTGCTATCACACCAAACATTAAAGTTGTTTAAAAGAAGGACATTTTTGCAAAAATAGCCCTATTTTTGAGGGTAGCTCCTATTAAGTGGCGCAAAGCCTTTCGCCCAACTTTTATTTTTTAATCAGACCAAAACCCAACTAAAATCCAAAGTTACAAACCTTCTTTCTATGAAAATCTTAACTTTCTCCTTCGCGCTGCCTGCTGCTTCTCTTCGCAATTTCGCCCTCCTGCTCTTTTGTGTGGGGCTACATTTTTCTGCCTCTGCACAAGAAAATGCTATCGCTTCTCAAAATAATCCCAAAAATAAACTTTGGCAACACAATACCGATAGGAAAGCTCTCCTTAGCTTTTCTGAAAACAACTACAATTTTGGCGAAATCAAGCAAGGTGAGCAGGTTACTTATACCTTCAAATATTTGAACAAAGGCACGCTGCCACTTGTGGTAACAAACGTACAAACTACCTGCGGCTGCACCGTACCAAAATGGACAAAAGAGCCAATCGCCCCTAACGAAGAAGGCGAAATTACGGTTAAATTTGATAGCAAAGGCAAATTAGGCATACAAAGAAAGGTCATCACGATTATTTCCAATGCCGAAAATTCGAAGGAACAGCTCGTTTTGATGGGGACGGTGAAAGAATAGTGGAGCAAGGATAATGATACAAAGATAATCATACAAGAATAATAGTCAAAAAATAGCAGTAAAAAACAATCCCATATCCTCTCTTTCCGAACCAATAGTTCTGGCAAAACTGTTGGTTCTACAATATTTTTTCGCCTTAAATGCTGATTTTTTCATGCCTGCAAAAAACAAAACTTGGGCAAGCCCTTTGCGCCCCTACTTCGACTTTTTGAGTAGCCTGCTTGCCGACTTCCTGATGCTCTACGGCGTAATAAAAGGGCAGGAGCGTTTTTTTTCCGTACTCTATCTCTACTGGTGGCGCGAATGGTTGCGAACTTG encodes the following:
- a CDS encoding energy transducer TonB, producing MLFLSIGLAVVVIIGLIYLFRTIIDKSGKQLALEGSDKEEIGVVRKFADVDVLKYRSLLLNLGLIISLALALMAFEWTTYDGDDLADFIPPQEENETVTEQPVITVQPPPPPPEMRPQVVTASPEIQEVEDEVKIEDQIEIDIEDIQVDVSDVVSNVTTVAAPVQEKESDEIFEIVENPATFPGGTDKFYEYIGKNLEYPKVARRMDIQGKVFVSFVVDKDGSLSDVKIVKGLHESCDAEALRVVKSSPKWQPAKQRGKAVRYRMTIPIVFKLTKR
- a CDS encoding PspA/IM30 family protein, which produces MSIFKRLFNMGKAEAHSAIDKLEDPIKMTEQGIRDLKTDLDKSLQGLAEIKALAIRARREHQQALEQSKSYEQKAILLLQKAQAGQLEPAEADRLASEMLRKKEEAQATADRTGKEAEQHEQSVARMNQNIQTLKSKVSSYENELRTLKARAKVSESTKKINQQLAQVDSSGTVAMLERMKEKVAQQEALAESYGEIAQVNKTVEDEVDKVLGPGSGSTSASLLELKAKLGLAQNATPDASQDPTTPPPTV
- a CDS encoding DUF3667 domain-containing protein, translated to MSNLHLKAQNCPNCQAELPQESKFCPQCGQKNADYRASLRELMHDLVGSLFNLDSQFFRTLPSFLLRPGELTWAFVRGKRQQYVHPVRLYLACSLLFFFFFTKIQMPIWEETIKKANRVVLEKETEIDSLFKNIPKEAQIEFSQEFSDSLSQILDTKGKEKTILLDSNQKEIAKLVLDSLKKQQEAAKKGQKFVLNLFDESQIEGEMSKVLYWIQQPSYTAEQLLDSLQVNPKERTPLLRLTAAQVLKIGRNDLTIFLTESINNVPLLTIFALPFLAMLLKILYIRQRYFFIEHLIFVLHLQSIVYVMLMFIVWGAAFSLASAIAVMMFFAFGIYVFLAFQKVYHQHWFKTFIKAHLWFIGYTWVVSILFLVDILYSFYTF
- the mscL gene encoding large-conductance mechanosensitive channel protein MscL; its protein translation is MGFVKEFKEFAVKGNVVDMAVGVIIGGAFGKIVTSLVNDVIMPPLGYLTGGVDFANLKLVLKKAVMEGETVTTPEVAISYGLFINNIVNFLIVALVIFAVVKAMNNLKRKKEAPPAPAPAAPPKPTDVDLLIEIRDLLKKQKGE
- a CDS encoding YbjN domain-containing protein, with the translated sequence MKDHFQIVRDYLLELGYDITAEDAEEQLFIINDEDEGIRNMVIDCEDPILIIEQFILDLKNVEGNVLRELLKKNREVVHGAFCLDDSGNRLLFRDTLQIENLDLNELEASINSLKLLMAEYSTQLIAFNNLSVMA
- a CDS encoding DUF1573 domain-containing protein, which gives rise to MKILTFSFALPAASLRNFALLLFCVGLHFSASAQENAIASQNNPKNKLWQHNTDRKALLSFSENNYNFGEIKQGEQVTYTFKYLNKGTLPLVVTNVQTTCGCTVPKWTKEPIAPNEEGEITVKFDSKGKLGIQRKVITIISNAENSKEQLVLMGTVKE
- the gcvH gene encoding glycine cleavage system protein GcvH, producing MNFPSELKYTAEHEWVRLEGNIAYIGITDFAQGELGDIVYVDVTTLEEEVAAGAVFGTIEAVKTVSDLYMPIAGKVVEVNAGLEDNPEIVNSDPYGEGWIIKAEVEDLSSVAALMDAAAYQAHLNL